Sequence from the Janthinobacterium lividum genome:
TGGCGGAACGCCGCAACGAACTGACGCTGCGCGCCTTGTTCAGCGAAGAGCTGGGCGCGGTGATCCAGGTGCGCGCGGAAGAAAAGTCGCTCGTCATGGACGTGCTGCGTACCTTCAACCTGGGCGCCTGCAGCCATATCATCGGCAAATTGAACGACCGCGATGTCATCGAATTCACGCGCGACGCCAAGCTGATCTACACCCAGCCGCGCGCCGAACTGCACCGCCTGTGGAGCGAAACGAGCTGGCGCATCGCCCGCCTGCGCGACAATCCGGCTTGCGCGGACGCCGAGTACGACCGCCTGCTGGATGCGCAGGATCCGGGCATGTCGCCTATCGTCACCTTCGACCAGAACGACAACATCGCCGCGCCATTCATCGCCACCGGCGTGCGTCCGCGTGTCGCCATCCTGCGCGAGCAGGGCGTTAACTCGCACATCGAGACGGCATACGTGATGCACCAGGCAGGCTTCACGGCTGTCGACGTGCACATGAGCGACCTGATTGCTGGCCGCGTCAAACTGGACGACTTCCAGGGCGTCATCGCCGTGGGCGGCTTCTCGTACGGCGACGTGCTGGGCGCGGGCGAAGGCTGGGCGAAAACCATCCTGTTCAACGCCAGCCTGGCGGAACAGTTCGCGCGCTTCTTCAACCGCACGGACAGCTTTGGTTTGGGCATCTGCAACGGCTGCCAGATGATGAGCAACCTGAAATCCATCATCCCCGGCGCCCACGCCTGGCCTAAGTTCACGCGCAACAAGTCGGAGAAATTCGAAGGCCGCTTTGCCATGGTCGAAGTGATGGATTCCCCATCGATCTTCTTCAACGGCATGGCCGGCACCCAAGCCGGCATCGCCATCGCCCACGGCGAAGGCTACGCCGACTTCTCGCAAACGGGCGACATCACCCAGGTCACCAAAGCCATGCGCTTCGTCGACAACAAGGGCGCCGCTACCGAAGCGTATCCGTACAACCCGAACGGCTCGCCGGAAGGCATCACCTCCGTCACCACGCCAGACGGCCGCTTCACAGTGTTAATGCCGCACGCGGAGCGCGTGTTCCGCAGCGTCCAGCAGTCGTATCACCCTGAAGCATGGGGCGAGGATTCGCCGTGGATGCGCATGTTCAGGAATGCACGGAAGTTTGTGGGGTGATTTGAAGACCTGAGTTACTACAAAATAGGGCCGCTGACATAAGGAAAGCGGCCCTTTTATTTGTAGGCCTTAGACGCGAGAATAACGATATACTCCCTTTATGCTAGATGCAAGATATCCGCCAATCGTACTTGCCGCACTAAATTCTTCATATATTTTCTCTGGCACGTCAAAATATTGATAAACAGAACCATTTTTAAACTCTACTTCTAGAGTTTGACTCTCAGAGTCATAGCCAATTGCCTCAACATTACTTGATTCAACAGAAATTCTTTCCATATCAATCCTCTATTTTTTCACTCGTTCGATTATCGGGTGTTGCGCTCTCCAAGTTTCCAATACCTCCTTGTAATTAGCATTGCTTTCCATTGGAATTCCCCAGCCTCCAGGTGCTTGTGTATTTTCCAAATCAAATTCATCGTAAATTATAGGGTCTTGGCTATCTGGTCTCCTGTTTCTTGGGGGGGGCTCAATTAAAGTCCTCATGGGTAGTTTTACAGCTTCACCAAGAATTATTGCTTCGCCAGTTCTTAATATTGGTAGCATTCCAGTTAGACCTTCTAGATTGTCCGACATAGCAGAAGTAATGTGGCTTCTATCGGCTGAATTTGCTAGTCGCAATGCAAAAAAAGTTCCACATTGAGATAGTATTGTTGAGTCAATTTCGGAAGGTCGTTGGCTAACAATCATTGCGCCAATGCCATATTTCCTTCCTTCTTTTACTATTCTTTGTACAATTTTCGATGCCATTCCTTTGGAGTTTGAATTGAGGTAAATGTGAGCTTCTTCCATAACCAAAAGAAGAGGGCGGTGGCGACCGCCTTGAGATAAGTTTCTGGCCCAAAATAATAATTCATATAATATCCTTAATACTGCCCCTATTGTGGTTTGTAATATGTCGGCGGGAACTCCTGAAAGATCTAAAATTGATACGGGCTTTTCCCCAATCCACGTTTTTAGAAGATAATCAAGGTCGGAAATTGTAATCCCATCTTTCTTTGGGCTAAAATCGGACGGCTTAAAAATAAAATCGTACCTTGGTATTCTGAGTTTTGATCCAAGTAATTGAATTTGTTTTCCTATTGACAGTGAGCCGGGTAAGTAATTTATTTTCGCCTCACCTGCCGTGGTTACTATATTTTTGAATGTCGGTGGGATGCCTTTTTCAGCGACGCCTCGTAGTTCATTTCCTTCAGAGTCGAGTTCGTATGCTATATTATCTTCAGGTCTTCCGGGTTTGTCTTTGTAGTATGTTCCAAATGTCTCTATATATAATTCATGCCATAGTTCATGAATGTTAAATGGAATTGGAGATTCCACACTTAAGCTATCTATTGATGCGCCTTTTCTAGGCGTTATTTTTAATGATTCTAATTTATACTTATGAACTCTTTCCAATACTACATTTTTATCTTTTTCGCTCGAAAATTCTCCGAAGCAAATCTCGCATAACTCTTCGAAATTGAGTGCCCAGAATGGTACAACAAGCCCATGCTCTTTTTCTTTAGATGTCTCGTCTGCTTTAATTTTAAATATATTGGCACGATCACGCAGGGCATGGCCATATTCTCCATGAATATCTAGCATTAGAATTCGGGCGGATGGATACCGAGAATTTTCGGATAGAGCATTTATAATGCTTGCCACTGTAGTGGATTTCCCTGATCCGGTGGTCCCAACTATCGCGGAATGTCTGGTGATTAATTTATTTACGTCAATCAGCGCCGGAATTGACTCTGCATTTGATATGTGACCGACTTTTACGAAATATGGCTTTTCAGGTTGACCGTAAATGCCTTTAAGTTCTTTTTCTGAGACGAGATGGACTTCATCTCCGACAGTAGGGTATTGCGATAGACCCCGATGGAAGGCGCCATTTCTTTGGCTCTCACCTATCAACTGAATTTTCATCCATTTGTCAGATTGACCTTCAAGTTGAATGGAGTTTTCAGGAATGGCACTCGCCCCAACCTGGTTAATTATTCCAAACAAATCAACAAAACCAATTGGTATTCTAATAAAGCTTCCTATTTGTCCAGCTCTGTATCCTTGTCCGTCTATATAAATAAAACCGCTCAACGAATGTTTGGATAATTTTATGCTGACGCTTGTTCCATTTACATCTTTAACATCGCCTAAATATGTCTCTTTATTTGACATGGTTCGCTCCTCGTGAACCAATCATTCTTTTTAGAAAATGAGAAAATTTTAAGAAATCACCTAATTTAACAATATTTGAATTTTCATCATTTTCATTTTTTTCTATGAAATCAAGTATTTCACTTTCTACATCTTCAGGATTTTTTCCATTGATCCATTTTCCAATATTTGTTCCAATTATTGCCCGATCAAATGTCCAAATATTTAGATTGTGTTGGTTTTTTGCAAGTCGATATGCTTCAGGATATCGCTCCTCGCCATTGTCAAAATTAAAAGTTCCGAACATTAAGCCCAGAACCATTGCAGTTGGATTCGCTTTTAGTGCATTTATTATTGCATCATTAATATGCCCATCACTAAATGAGTATCCTGATAAAATTAAAAATGATGATTTTCTTCTTATGAATCTACTTAGCTGATCAATTAAAGCTAAGTAAGGCATTTTTCTGCTCTCTTCATATTTTAAGTGCGATGGATATATTAAATGTGATTCTTCTCCTAAAGTTATTTCGGTGCGAACTTCTGAGGATCGGAATACTTTTCTTTGTTTGGCTGATAACTGCTGATACCAATTAATTGATCCATGTATTTTCCATAGTCTTGACCAATGAATAGGGATTAAGTTGTCTTCCACTGCACGCAAATCAAAAAATGATCTGTGGGATCCTGTAAAGCCGTCAAAATATGGAATTTCTAGATCCTCTAATGCTTGTTCCATTAAAATGTCATAATTCGTGGTAAATAATTCTATCGCTATTCTTCGATCAATCGATTTTATCCAGTTTCCCAGTCCGTGATATGGCGTTTCTTTGTCTGGTAAGCTAACGTTTAATTTTTTAACTATTTCCGCACATATTTCGTGCTGTAAAGATATTAAATTTATTTCGGTTAATCCTCTGACCGTTCCGCCTTTTGAGACGGTTAACAAACTTCTAAGGAAACTCAAAATATCTTCTATGTTTTCGATGTTTTTCTCTGCTTTTCCTAGCTCGTCAAGAAGTATTTTGTACTCGGGGTTGTCCTTTAATTGAGTGTTTATGAATTTTGATAAATTCGCTACATCAGGTATTAGTGGCCATTTTCCTTCAGGCATTGAGACGGAGAGGGGGCAGCCAGCGGATATAAAAAATCCTATTGCCTCATTGTCTTGAGATAAAGATTGCCTTAAATATCGGAGGTGGCGAATTGGATCGTGTATTGTGTCCATATATTCTTTCGTTGTATTGAATATTTATTGAATTTTTAATTTTTTATGATGTTTTTTAGTTATAGGCTTTTCGCCACCCCCACAATCACCATCGCCGACGGCACCAATAAAAACTGCGCAATCAGCGTCCCCGCCAATCTACTTCCTACCAGCCACACCACCGCCCGTCTGAACTGCGATTCTTCGATCTTTCCTTCGATGACGTCATCCGTCATGCCTGACATGTGCGGGTCGATGAAGACGGCCATCATGATGGTGGCGCCGCCGTTGATGATCGATGAAAGCGTGCTGGAGGTGACGCGCACGCTCGGATCGAGCACGCCGGCATACAGGGCGGCGAAGACGCCTACCGTCCACAGGGCCGTGGCGATAACGTTCATGGCTGTCATGGAGACGGAGACGCCGGATTTTTCGCGCAGGCCCGTGACGTTGGCGGGCTTGGGCAGGCTGGCGGAGGTCTTGAGGTAGGACAAGCCGCCCTTGAAAACGGCGTGCAGCAGCAGTTTCGGCACCGACCTGTGCACCTGGAAGTGTTCGACGGCGCGGCAAAAGGCGCGCTGGAAGGTGGGGATCAGGATGGCGCCCAGTATCGTCGCCAGGCTGGCGGAGAACAGCAGCCAGCGGAAGTCCAGTAATAGCGTGCCGGCGGCAACATGCTGGTCGATGCCCGTTTCCACGCGCTTGGCCAGGAATGGCCCCAGGAATGAGTTCGACGTGCGCGACAGCAGCATCAAAATGCTGAACAGGGCCAGCGAGACGGCGATGCGCCGCGTGCGGATGCCGGCGATGCGCACGGAGTAGGCGAGGGTGCCGATGATGTGGATGATGAACGTCAGTGCGCAAATCAACAGCAATTGCTTGTCCATCACAACCTTGCAGTAAAGAAAATGTAATTCCATGCTGCCATGAAGTTACTTATTTTTCAACTGCAAATAAGCTAATTTTATGTGATTGGGGTTTTGTGGTGGTTTATGCTGGTTTGTGTGGAGTTGACTGAGTTTCACCCCAAGGCTGAAACTGGGGGCAGACCCTACAGGGGGCATATTCCCCAGTGGGGGATATGCCGATCACGAAGTGTCTGACCCCGGCTTTTTGCCTGTGGGTGAGGTCAATACCGCCGGCACACTTAAGCTTATCCCTTGCTTGTATTTCAAGCTTGCACCCTCAACTACCGAGCATGGCGGCGTGTCTTGCCGCATTGATCAATGAACAACCCGGAGGTACACCATGAGTTTCGATTCCTTTCTGTCCAAACTGAAGACCAAAGCCAGCGAACTGAAGACCGAAGCACTGAAGTTCAAGAACAAGGATTTCCTCAACGCCGCGATGGCGGGATCGGCCCTGATCGCCATGGCCGACGGCAGCGTCAGTGCGGAAGAGAAGCAGAAGATGGTGAAGTTTATTGAAAGCAATGATGCGCTATCCGTGTTTACCACCACGGACGTGATCAAGGCTTTCCAGGAATATGTGGGCCAGCTGGAGTTCGACAAGGATATCGGCGAAGCCAAGGCGTATCAGGCGCTGGGCAAGATGAAGTCGAATGTGGAGGCGTCGCGCTTGCTGGTGCGCATGATCATCGCCGTCGCTTCGTCGGACGGCAATTTCGATGCCAACGAGCAGCGCGTGGCCAGCAAGATCGCGCGCGAGCTGGGCTTGACTCCGGCGGAGTTCGAGTTGCAGTAAAGCCAGGCCAGCCGGCCCCGGCTGGCTTAACTCTTGTCCCACCACGGCGGCGTGCCCGACGACCAGGGGCACGCCATGTCCACTTCGCGTATCCTGTAGCGGATCTCGATCACCTGGCCGGGGCTGAAGGGACCGCGCTTCCAGTCGCCGGAATCAAAGACGTAGCCTTTGCCCTTGATGCAATGAGTGGTCGGATTGTTGCCGATGGGGCCGGTCGAGTGCAGGGTGACGCGCACTTCGCCGTTGGCGTCCAGCGGGGCGTCGCCGCCCATGAACAGTGGATCCGAGCCGACGTCGCAGACAGTGGTGCTGCCTATCTTGCTGCAGCGCTTGATGTACGTTTGCTGGCGCGCATTGGCCAGGTAATCGTCATGCCGCATCGGCTTGCCGTCGTCATAGGTAAAGCGCAGGACGACTTGCGTGGGCTCGCTGGCAGGATGGCGCGTGGTGCTGGTGCAGGCGGCGCTGACCAGGGCCAGCAAGGGCCAGGCCAGCAGGCGCAGGACGCGGCGCAGCATGGATCGGGATTGACTGCCGGATGGATGCTGCATGTGGCGTTGCCATTTGTCTCATGAACGGGGCGCCGATGATAGCATGCGAAGGCAGCGGTTCCCTTAGGACGCGCCGCGATTCAATTCCTGCAGCACTTTCTTGCACAACACCCCATAGCCCACGCCCGTGCCGCGCTTGTGTGCGGCCAGGTCGTAGCCGGCGCTGATGTCGTCCCACGTCACGCTGCCGGGCAAGGGGCGCAAGTTGTCGTCCAGGTCCATCTCGAAATGGATGAAGTGGCCGTCAGCGCTCAGCAGCCTGCCGTAGACGGCGGGCATGCCGGGCCAGGCCAGTTGCAGGTCGAGCATGAGGGCCGCATCGAGCGCCACGCCATGGCTGGCCGCGCACTGGCGCAAGGCGTCCGGCAAGGGGCGGGCGCGCCACCAGGCCGCCGTCTGCTTGATGGCGGCCTGGGTCAGCGCGTTTTGCTGTTGCACGGAATACTGCTTGCTCATGGCTGCCACCCATGCGGCATGCGGCTTGCCGCCCTAGCGCGATGCCAGGCCCATGCTTTGAACATGGGCTGGCACGATGGCGCCGCTGGCCAGTTTTTCGGCCGGCATTTGCATCAGCACTTCGCCGCCCACGCTGCCATCGTCGCGCAGGTCGATGCGCATGGCCAGTTGCCGGTCGAGCGCCACGAAGCTGTCGCTGCCGGTGGCGATGATGCGGTGTTCTTCCTGGTCATCGATGCGCGCATACATCATGGCGCCGATAGTTCCCGCGTTGCGCAGGTAGAGCACTTGACCGTTCGACAGCTCATAGGCGCCGCGGAACGGGGCAAACCTTTCCGCACTCATGAAATGTTTGTGTGCCGGCAATTCGATCGTGTGCAGGCGTCCGCCGGGAACGACGACGGTCTGGCTGTCGGGCAGCGTTTGCGCATTTGCCAGCAGGGCGCAGACGCCCAGGGTGCCGGCCAGGATCCATGTTTTCATTTTCTTACCCATCCTTGAACTTTGGTGCCGTCCGCTGCCGGCGCGGCGATGTTGTTGTGTTTGCCAGGGAAACAGAACCGGCTCGTCCGCAAGCGCTGCTGTCACACTGGCAAGGCGCGGGCTGCCGGTGTTGCCAGTGTAGGCAGGCAAGATGTGCCGCGCATCATCCGATCGGATGACACGGCCTCATGCATCGAGTACGGCCAGGTGCGCCGTGGCGCCGTGGATCAGGGCGATCAGCTCGCCCTGGCGCCGCGTATCCGTCTTCAAATAGGTGTGGTGCAGATGCGTTTTGACGGTGTTGACGCTGATGCCGCCCTGCGCGGCGATTTCCTCGATGGTGGCCCCTTGCGCCAGCGCCTTGCCCACTTGCGCCTCGGCTTGCGTCAAGTCAAACAGTTGGCGCAAGGCAGGGACGGACGTGCACGTTTTTGTGGGGTCGCGCGCGATCAGCAGGGCGCAGGCGGGCTGGCAATCGGCAAGCGGGGTGACAGTCAGGGCCAACGGCGCTTGCTGCTTGCGCGGCAGGCGCAGCGACTGGCATTGCGCTGCGCCACCGGCGCTGGCGATCACCAGGCGCACGGCGCGCACCAGGGCGGGCGGCACGGCGTGTGCCAGTTGCGCCGCATGCAGGGCGTGGCCGGCGGGGGTGGCGAAACGCAGTCCGAGGTTGGTGTCGAGTACCAGCACGGCGGCGCCCATGGCGTCTAGCGCCGCCAGCGCGCAGTGGCTGGCCAGTTGCGCTTCGCGCAGGCGCTGCTGCAGGCACAGGGCGCGTTGCAGATGCGGCAGGAGTTCCTGCCATTGCTGGCCGCTGAGGCCGGCACTGTCGAGCTGCGGCCAGTCGCCGATGCCGCAGGCCGAGTCGTACATGGCGCCGATCAGTTTGCCCACATTCATTGCCGTGCTCATGCTTGCCCCCAATCCTGATTACATCAGTGTGCCGCGGGCGTGCAGGTGCGGAACTGGGTAAGGGCAGTGTGGTGCAGCACTTGGCCCCACCTTTGTAAGGAAGGGCTGGACGCTGCCATCTGGCCTGGGCATCTTTCAAGATAGTATAAATATGGCACCGCTGCAATGCGGCGCTGTAGCGGATTGCGGATGTCCGTTACGCACTTTCGGCAATCAGGCGTTCCAGGAGCATGCGGGATTTGGCATCCCTGGCATGAACACAAGGTCACCAAGCTCTTTTGGGCCGAGCGCGCCTGTGACGTTCGCGTGCAATGATCAAGTCTCCGCTCTGGCTGCAGTCAGTGCAACCTGGAATGGACCGGTGCCAGGGGCAGCAATGGTCAAAGTCAAATGCATGATGACTTGGCCGTTCATCGATACCGCATAGCTCGTGCTCGATAGGCTTGCGGTCGCACTGGCCGGCGTGACCATCTTCGATTGGTAGGTGGCCCCCTGGGTCTTCAAATAATCCAGGAAGCCGACCACCAGATTCCTGGTCATCGACGCGTCCAAGTCATTTGCAAAGACATTGCATGCGCTCTCGCCGATACTCGTCAGGACGAAGCGCGAGTTGTCGAGTTGCACGTTCCAGGCGTTACCAGAGTAAGCGCCCAAATATGCTGCCGCATCGATGCTTGATAGCCTTTGAAAGCCCGGCCGTGCTAACCAAGCCTGGAATTTTTCGGGATAGGGGAAGTTCATAAAACAGCCTTGAACGAACTGGTCAACGACCTGCGCGGTAGCCAATTCGGACGCTTTAGGAGAAGCGCAAGCGGCGAAAGGGGAAACAGACAGCAGAAGTGCCGCAACGATTTTCTTCATGAATAACCTTAAATTTAGTTGCCACCTATCCGTTTCCGGCCGCTACTGGATGGCCGGAATGGTTCAGTGTACGAGGTTGTTGCTTTCAGGGCAAGTTGGCGGTTTTATCAGGCGCCCGATGGGCGAGGACAAGGAAACTGGCAGGCGGCACGGGCCAGGGACAAAAAATCCTGGAAAAATGGCGATTTTGACCGCGTGCTATAGCATCCGAAGCAATCGGACACATGGAAAACATATCCATAGGGTAAGCTTCGGGGCTAAGCTATTTCGCAACTCTATCAAAATTACATGACCTCCATAATGATCCCCGACGTCGCCCTGGTCGACAATACCGAACAACGCACGCCGCTCGTGCTCGTGCTGGACTGCTCCGGCAGCATGGATGGCGAGCCTGTCTCGCTGCTGAACGAAGGCCTGGCCTTGCTGGAACAGGAACTCAAGTCCGATGTCATCGCCGCCAAGCGCGTGCGCATCCTCGTGATTCAATATGGCGCCCACGATGAAGCCGTAGTCGCCAGCAACTGGTGCGATGCCATGGATTTCACGGCGCCACGGCTGGAAGCGAACGGCACTACGCCGACCGGCGCGGCCGTCGAACTGGCCCTGGCCGAGATCGAGCAGGAAAAGCAGCGCTTCCGCGCAGCGGGCGTGGCGTATACGCGGCCGTGGCTGTTTTTGATGTCCGACGGCGAGCCGACGGACCGCTGGCAGCACGGCGCCGAACAGGCGCGCGCGGCCGAGCAGGCCAATAAAGTGGCGATCTTCCCCATCGCCGTGGGCGACCACGCAAACATCGATACCCTGGGCGAATTCTCCAGCCGAGGCGAGCGGGGCGTGAAGCAGTTGAAAGGCTTGCAGTTCCGCGAACTGTTCCTGTGGCTGAGCGCCAGCATGCAGGTGGTGTCGCAATCGCGTCCCGGCGCGCAGGCGCAACTGGCCTCGACGGACGGCTGGTCCGTCGTGAGTACGTGAAAGCCCGTTGATCCATGACGATAGTAAACAAGCATTGGCGCGTGTTCGGCGCCTCCGTCACGGGCAAGGCGCACCTGGATAAAGATATTCCTTGCCAGGATGCGCACGCACATGCCGTCGTGGACGATGTTTTGGTCGCCATCGTCTGCGATGGCGCCGGATCGGCCCGCCTCAGCGAGCAGGGCGCGCAGTTTGTTGCCGCGCACACCGTGCAGGCGCTGGCCGGGCGGCTGGAGCAGGGCGCCACCGTGCAGGATTTGCACGACGGCGCGCTGGCGGGCACCCTGGCGCAGATCCGCGCCGCGCTGGACGACATCGCCCGCGCCGCCAACGCCACCCTGGATGACTACGCCAGCACCGTGGTGGGCGTGGTCATGGGCCGCGACAACGGTTTCTTTTTCCACCTGGGCGATGGCCTGGGCGTGGCGCAGCTGATCGATGGCGGCGAACTGATCTCGCTGCCCGCCAACGGCGAATACGCGAACGAAACCTACTTCATCAGCGGCGAGCGCTGGCGCGAACAGCTGCGCCTGCTGCCGATTCCCAAGTCCGTGCGCGGCATCGTGCTGATGTCCGACGGCTGCATGCCCTTTGCCATGAGCAAGAATAATGGGGCCCTGTACGCGCCGTTCATGGATGCCGTGCAAGGCTATCTGCGCACAGTCGACAGCGTGGAGCTGGGTAATGCGGCGCTGGCATCCACCCTGGCCGACCCGCGCACGCACCAGATCACGGGCGACGACAAGACCCTGCTGCTGGCCTTGCGCGCATGAGCCGGAAGCAAGGTGTGACACCGGGCCTGAGTCCGGGTGGAAAAATTTGGCTGGATAAAGTCCGCAGTTTGATCTTGGGCAAACTCGTCAAGAGCGGCGGCGCGGGCAGCGTGTATCTGTTGCCGGGCGCGCCTGCGCAGGTCGCCAAGCTGTACCACCCGCACCTGGACCGGGCCGCCAACCGGCGCAAGCTCGAAGCGATGCTGGAACTGTCGCCCGAGTTGCCCGACCAACTGGAAAACGGCAAGCGCTACGTGCAGATCGCCTGGCCGCAGGCGGCCGTGTTCGACGGCCAGGGCGGCTTCGCCGGCTTCGTCATGCCCCTGCTGGACATGGCGCAGACGGCCGAGCTGGAACAGATCATGCAGGAGCGGCAAGCGCGCGCGGCAGGCCTGCCCACGGGACTCGGTCCCAAGCTGACCCTGGCCGCCAACCTGGCCGCCGTCATCGATGCGCTGCACCAGCAGCAGCATTACGTGGTCGATCTTAAACCCGTGAACCTGCGCTTTTACCGCGACTCGCTGTACATCGCCATGCTCGACTGCGACGGCTTCAGCATCCAGGGCCATGCGGAGCGTTTTCCTGCCGAGCAATTCACGGCCGACTACCTGGCGCCGGAATTCCAGCGCAAGGGCATGCCGGCGGGAACGGAAATGGCGCAAGACCGTTTTGCGCTGGCCGTCGTCATCTTCCAGTTGCTCAACTTTGGCATCCACCCGTACAGCGGGCGGCCCGGCAATGCGCAAGTGGCGACCGACATTCCCGGGCGCATCCGCGACGGCTGCTATGCGTACGGAATAAAACGCCACAAACAGCTGGCGCCGAATGCCACCAGCGGCCACACGCTGATGCCGCCCGAATTGCGCGCCATGTTCGACCACGCGTTTTCCCCATCCCCCAAACCGCAGCGGCCATCGGCGGCCGACTGGGCACAGTTGCTGCGCGGCTATGCGCAGCGCAGCGGCGGCAAGCTCGTCGTGTGTACGGCGAATCCCGAACACCAGCATTTTGCGGGCCAGGGTTGCGCTGCCTGCGCGCGCGACAAGGTTATCGCTGCGGCCGCGCAAGCCTCGGCGCAGGCGCAGCAGATGCAGGTGCAACAGCCGCCGCAGCAGCGCAGCGCGCGCCGCACGGCGCCGGGTCAGGCGCCCGTGCGGCTGGCTGCGGGCGCCGCGCAGGCCAATGCGGGCGGCATTTCCGGCAAGGGCTGGGCCGTGGTGGTGCTGCTGATCGTGCTGTTCCTGATCGGCTTTACGGCCTGGACCTCGTCGCCGGACGAAGTCAAGGACAAGGCCAGCCTGCAGGCGCAAGCGGACCAGGCGGCTGGCCTGGAAGTATTCAGCTGGCGCCAGCGCAAGGCGGCCGGCTTCCAGCAGTCCGATGCGCGCAAGGCCGTGCATAGCCTGTCGCAAGCGATGACCAAGGGCGACGATGACGCCGTCACGCGCGGCTTGCAGCTGCTGTACCGGGCCGGCGAGGACAAGTCGTCGCGCTACGAGGGCGACAAGGTGCGCGCGCGCCTGCGTACCACCTTGATGGAAGGCCTGGGCGCGATGCCCGGCTATGCCCCGGAATTGGCGAAGACCTATCTTGACCAGTTGCAAGCCGACCCGCGCGACCACCTGGCAGCGGCGGCCATGGGCCGCATGCACCTGAGCCTGAACGAACCGCAGGCGGCGCGCCAGTACTTCGAACAAGCCGTGTGGGGCCGTCCCACCGATGGCGTGGCCTGGCTCGGCATCGCGGCCACGGCCCTGCTGCGTGGCGGCGATGAGCAGGATGCCGTCAACCTGGTGGCGCTGGCGCAGCTGACGTCTTACCGTTACGCGGTAGAAAACGCCATGCCGACGGAACCGGGCGAGCCGTCCGACAATGGTGTCGCCGCCACGGAAAAACGCATGGACCGGGCCGCCAAGGTGCTGCGCCTGGCTCAGGGGGGGGCCTACCAGAAGCGCTGGGACAAGGCGCTTGCCGATGGCGCGCTGCTGGCGGCAAAACTCAAGGCCTTGCAGCCCTTGCCGGACCAGCCTGCGGGCGTGCTGCGCGAGACGATGACGACGGTTGATTACGGCGTGCTCGACAAGCAGAATGCGACTGGCGAAAACCGCTTGACCCTGTCGATTGCCGCCGACGGCACCCTGACTCATGCGGTGGCGGAAATGCCGATGGAACCCCAGTTGAACAAGGTCATGCAGGACAGCGTGAAGCGCTGGA
This genomic interval carries:
- a CDS encoding KTSC domain-containing protein, which produces MERISVESSNVEAIGYDSESQTLEVEFKNGSVYQYFDVPEKIYEEFSAASTIGGYLASSIKGVYRYSRV
- a CDS encoding ATP-binding protein, coding for MSNKETYLGDVKDVNGTSVSIKLSKHSLSGFIYIDGQGYRAGQIGSFIRIPIGFVDLFGIINQVGASAIPENSIQLEGQSDKWMKIQLIGESQRNGAFHRGLSQYPTVGDEVHLVSEKELKGIYGQPEKPYFVKVGHISNAESIPALIDVNKLITRHSAIVGTTGSGKSTTVASIINALSENSRYPSARILMLDIHGEYGHALRDRANIFKIKADETSKEKEHGLVVPFWALNFEELCEICFGEFSSEKDKNVVLERVHKYKLESLKITPRKGASIDSLSVESPIPFNIHELWHELYIETFGTYYKDKPGRPEDNIAYELDSEGNELRGVAEKGIPPTFKNIVTTAGEAKINYLPGSLSIGKQIQLLGSKLRIPRYDFIFKPSDFSPKKDGITISDLDYLLKTWIGEKPVSILDLSGVPADILQTTIGAVLRILYELLFWARNLSQGGRHRPLLLVMEEAHIYLNSNSKGMASKIVQRIVKEGRKYGIGAMIVSQRPSEIDSTILSQCGTFFALRLANSADRSHITSAMSDNLEGLTGMLPILRTGEAIILGEAVKLPMRTLIEPPPRNRRPDSQDPIIYDEFDLENTQAPGGWGIPMESNANYKEVLETWRAQHPIIERVKK
- a CDS encoding SIR2 family protein, yielding MDTIHDPIRHLRYLRQSLSQDNEAIGFFISAGCPLSVSMPEGKWPLIPDVANLSKFINTQLKDNPEYKILLDELGKAEKNIENIEDILSFLRSLLTVSKGGTVRGLTEINLISLQHEICAEIVKKLNVSLPDKETPYHGLGNWIKSIDRRIAIELFTTNYDILMEQALEDLEIPYFDGFTGSHRSFFDLRAVEDNLIPIHWSRLWKIHGSINWYQQLSAKQRKVFRSSEVRTEITLGEESHLIYPSHLKYEESRKMPYLALIDQLSRFIRRKSSFLILSGYSFSDGHINDAIINALKANPTAMVLGLMFGTFNFDNGEERYPEAYRLAKNQHNLNIWTFDRAIIGTNIGKWINGKNPEDVESEILDFIEKNENDENSNIVKLGDFLKFSHFLKRMIGSRGANHVK
- a CDS encoding lipid II flippase Amj family protein, giving the protein MDKQLLLICALTFIIHIIGTLAYSVRIAGIRTRRIAVSLALFSILMLLSRTSNSFLGPFLAKRVETGIDQHVAAGTLLLDFRWLLFSASLATILGAILIPTFQRAFCRAVEHFQVHRSVPKLLLHAVFKGGLSYLKTSASLPKPANVTGLREKSGVSVSMTAMNVIATALWTVGVFAALYAGVLDPSVRVTSSTLSSIINGGATIMMAVFIDPHMSGMTDDVIEGKIEESQFRRAVVWLVGSRLAGTLIAQFLLVPSAMVIVGVAKSL
- a CDS encoding tellurite resistance TerB family protein, which produces MSFDSFLSKLKTKASELKTEALKFKNKDFLNAAMAGSALIAMADGSVSAEEKQKMVKFIESNDALSVFTTTDVIKAFQEYVGQLEFDKDIGEAKAYQALGKMKSNVEASRLLVRMIIAVASSDGNFDANEQRVASKIARELGLTPAEFELQ
- a CDS encoding helix-turn-helix transcriptional regulator, with product MSTAMNVGKLIGAMYDSACGIGDWPQLDSAGLSGQQWQELLPHLQRALCLQQRLREAQLASHCALAALDAMGAAVLVLDTNLGLRFATPAGHALHAAQLAHAVPPALVRAVRLVIASAGGAAQCQSLRLPRKQQAPLALTVTPLADCQPACALLIARDPTKTCTSVPALRQLFDLTQAEAQVGKALAQGATIEEIAAQGGISVNTVKTHLHHTYLKTDTRRQGELIALIHGATAHLAVLDA
- a CDS encoding NMCC_0638 family (lipo)protein, yielding MKKIVAALLLSVSPFAACASPKASELATAQVVDQFVQGCFMNFPYPEKFQAWLARPGFQRLSSIDAAAYLGAYSGNAWNVQLDNSRFVLTSIGESACNVFANDLDASMTRNLVVGFLDYLKTQGATYQSKMVTPASATASLSSTSYAVSMNGQVIMHLTLTIAAPGTGPFQVALTAARAET
- a CDS encoding vWA domain-containing protein; amino-acid sequence: MTSIMIPDVALVDNTEQRTPLVLVLDCSGSMDGEPVSLLNEGLALLEQELKSDVIAAKRVRILVIQYGAHDEAVVASNWCDAMDFTAPRLEANGTTPTGAAVELALAEIEQEKQRFRAAGVAYTRPWLFLMSDGEPTDRWQHGAEQARAAEQANKVAIFPIAVGDHANIDTLGEFSSRGERGVKQLKGLQFRELFLWLSASMQVVSQSRPGAQAQLASTDGWSVVST